In the genome of Nonomuraea sp. NBC_00507, the window TCCGCGGCGACCGCGAGGTGTTCGGCCTGCACGGCCGCTCCGCCGAGCAGCGCATCGCGCTGGACCTGCTGATGGACCCTGAGATCGGCATCGTCTCGCTCGGCGGCCGGGCCGGCACGGGCAAGTCGGCGCTGGCGCTCTGCGCGGGCCTGGAGGCGGTCCTGGAGCGCCGCCAGCACCGCAAGGTCGTCGTCTTCCGCCCGCTCTACGCCGTGGGCGGCCAGGAGCTCGGCTACCTGCCCGGCACCGAGGGCGAGAAGATGGGTCCGTGGGCGCAGGCCGTCTACGACACGCTCGGCGCGGTCACCGCGCCCGAGGTGATCGAGGAGGTGCTCGACAGGGGCATGCTGGAGGTGCTCCCGCTGACGCACATCCGCGGCCGGTCGCTGCACGACGCGTTCGTGATCGTGGACGAGGCCCAGTCGCTCGAGCGCGGGGTGCTGCTGACCGTGCTGAGCCGGATCGGCGCCAACTCGCGGGTCGTGCTCACCCACGACATCGCCCAGCGCGACAACCTGCGGGTCGGCAGGCACGACGGCGTGGTCGCGGTGGTGGAGAAGCTGAAGGGGCATCCGCTGTTCGCGCACGTCACGCTGACCAGGTCCGAGCGCTCCCCGATCGCGGCGCTGGTGACGGAGATGCTCGAGGACATCACCATGTGATCATTTCAGATCGGGACACGTGTGCCGCCCCTCGTCCTGCGGGGGGCGGTTCTCGTTGTCCCGGATGATCCTGACCTCTTCGAAGGCCGCGTCCTGCTGTGCCGTGCAGACGATCTGCGCCATGCCGAGCCTGCTCAGCTTGCCCTCGCCCCGGATATAGACGGTCAGGGTCGACGTGCGCGGGAGGATCACCTCGTCGCGCCGTACGGGGTTGAGCGAGTCGTTGACCCTCAGGTACGTGAACCCGCGCAGCTCGGTGTCCCGGTCGCCCAGCGGCTGCGTGGAGGCCGCGAACAGCGCGCCGAGCAGGCTCTCGACGGTGTCGTTCGCCACGTCGGCCGGCTCCAGTGTGAGCTTGCCGTCCCTGATCAGGTAGATCGTCTTGGACGGCGGCGGGATCCGGGTGGTGGGCGCGTTGTCCCGGTCCAGGACGTCGGTGGGCGAGATGCCGCACGCGGCCACGACCATGAACGCCATGGCCGCTAACAGAGCACGGAGGTTCTTCATGCGTGCGGGAGCCAGACCGTGAAGAGGGTGCCGGGGTTCTGGGTGCGTACCGAGATCGTGCCGCCGTGCAGATGCACATTGGCCCTGGCGATGGCCAGGCCCAGGCCGCTGCCCTGGCTGCGGGAGCGGCCGGCGCCTGCCTTGAAGAAACGATCGAAGACGTGGGGCAGCGCCTCCAGCGGGATGCCCTTGCCGTGGTCGCGCACCTTCACCTCCAGGCCGTTCTCGGTGCTCCTGGCGTTGACCACCACCGGGGGCAGTCCGTGCTTGAGCGCGTTGCCGACGAGGTTGGCCACGATGACGTCGAACCTCCTCGGATCGAGGTTGTCGGTCAACCCCTGGGAGGCGTTCACCTTCACCTGGTCGGTCCACCCGCGCGTCTCCAGGCAGTCGGCGATGGCGTCGGCCACGTTGACGGGCTCGAGGTTGAGCGTGGCCGTGCCCGCGTCGAAGCGGCTGATCTCGATGAGGTGCTCGACCAGCTCGCGCAGGCGCTCGATCTCGCGGAGCACCAGTCGTACGGCCTGCGCCGGCGCCTCGGGGAGCCGGCCGGCCTCCTCCGAGAGCACGTCGGCCACGGCCGTCATGGCGGTCAGCGGCGTGCGCAGCTCGTGCGAGACGTCCGCCACGAACCGGCGTGACATGGCCTCGAGCGAGCGCAGCTCCGACACGCTGAGCTCCAATGCCGCCGCCGCGTCGTTGAACCTGGCGGTCAGCCCGGCCAGCTCGTCCTGTCCGTGCACGGGCAGCCGCGTGTCCAGCTTGCCCTCGCCGAGTGCCTGCGCGGCCGCGCTCAGCCGCCGGACGGGGAGCAGCACCTGCCGGGCGGACAGCAGCGACACGACCACGGCGATCAGCACGATGGCGATGCCGCCCTGGAACAGCCTGGCCCTGAGCGCGTTCAGCTGGTTGACGTCGGCGGTCATGGGGAAGAACACGAAAGCCCGCAGGTCGGTGGCCTCGGGGCGGCCGAAGTTGTCCCTGGCCACCCCGGCGCCGACGATGAACCACAGCTCGTTGCGGATCACCCTCCGCTGGGTGACGACGCTCTGCTTGGCCCGGCCGTACAGCTCGTTGGGCACGTCGCTCAGGGCCATGGGACCGTTGACCGAGACCAGGTCGCCATACTCGATGATGACGCCGCGGCCGGGCGCGCTCAGGGTCTGGGCCAGGCGGTCGAGCTCCTTGTTCGTCGGCGCGGCCTCGCCCGGCCGCAGCTTGCCCACGGCGAAGTCGATGCTGCTCAGCTCCCTGATCACCAGGTCGAGCGAGGTGGTCTCCGTCCTGTTCACCAGCGCCGTCTTGGCCAGCTCGAAGCCGATGGTGGCGACCAGCGTGGAGGCGGTGACGGCGACGAGCGTGAACGTGATGACCAGACGCGCTCGCAAGCCGGTCGGCAACGGGATCACGGGGGGCTGAACCGATAGCCGAACCCGCGCACCGTGTGGATGAACACGGGCTCGGCGGGCGTCGGCTCGATCTTCGCGCGGACGCGCTGCACGCAGGCGTCGACCAGTCGCGAGTCGGCGATGTGCGTGTGGTCCCAGACGGCCCGCAGCAGATAGCGGCGGTTGAGGACCTGGCCGGGGTGGCGGACGAGCTCCAGCAGCAGCCGCAGCTCGGTGGGCGTCAGGTGGATCTCCTTGCCGGCCAGCATGACCTTGAGCGCGCCGCGGTCGATCACGAGGTCGCCGAACGTGATGCGATCGGAGGCGGCCGACTCGGCCCTGCGCAGGATGGCGCGGATCCGCGCGTCGAGCACCCGCGGCTCGACCGGCTTGACCACGTAGTCGTCCGCGCCGGCCTCCAGGCCGACCACGATGTCGAGGTCGTCGCCCCTGGCCGTGAGCAGGATGACGGGCAGTTGGTCCAGCTTGCGCACCCGGCGGCACACTTCGATCCCGTCGATGCCCGGGAGCATGACGTCCAGGATCGCTATCTCGGGGCGACGGGCCCTGATGTGGTCGAGAGCCTCCTCGCCGGTCGCGTAGGACGTGACGGAGTGCCCCTGCCGGGTCAACGCCAGCTCGAGAGCCGTACGGACGGAGGGGTCGTCTTCAACCAGGAGGATGCCAGCCACGCGCACATTATTATTCCATGTCCCTAATGCCCGAACTAAGTCACCAAACTGTGACATGCCAACTACGGGATCCCGAAGAACGAAGGAAATCATGGATGCGGGCTTCCCTTCGGTTCACGGGGGCACGAAGGGGAGCCGATTTGCTGTGACGAAAATCACAGTAGTCCGAAATGCCACGCTAACGTGCTGCTTAGCCAAGGTAGCCCCAAGCGATTCCCGCGTTTCGGTTGCGGAGCACCCCCTAGGACAGGGCAAGCTCATGGATCGTGAGCCCCGGTCCGCGTTTGAGCGAGCGCCCCCCGAGAGAAGACGTTCCCTCGGCGCGGCGACCTTCGCGCTTCACGCCGAAGCGTGTCGCCATCACCGTCCTGGCCATCGCGATCGTCGGCGGCGGCGGTGGGTTCGTCGCCTACCGCGCCATCGAGAACGCCAACGCGCCGGCGACCGAGGGCTTCACCCTCGAGGACATGGGCAAGCTCGCCAGCGGCGACCTGTCCGCGCCCGACCCGGAGACCGACGCGCTCAAGGCCGCGGCCGAGCAGGCGTTCCGGGCGGACAAGCTGGAGAAGGGCCGGTCCGGGGCCGGCGACAACCCCGACGACATCGACTGGGTCGTGCCGAAGCAGGCGCCCCCCGGCGACGGGTTCCCCGCGGTGAACTTCCCGCCGGGCAGCGACCCCTCACCGGGCAGCAACAAGGCCACCGCCAAGGCCATGCTCGGCGAGTTCGGCTTCGGCGAGGATCAGTGGGGCTGCCTGGAGCGGCTGTGGCACAAGGAGAGTGGCTGGAACGAGCGGGCGATGAACCGCTACTCCGGCGCGTACGGCATCCCGCAGTCCCTGCCCGGCAGCAAGATGGCCAGCGCGGGCTCCGACTGGCAGACCAACGCCGCCACCCAGATCAAGTGGGGCCTGGGCTACATCAAGGGCCGCTACGGCACGCCGTGCGCCGCCTGGGGTCACTCGCAGCGGGTCGGCTGGTACTAGCCCTAGAGGAGCACAGCCAGAGGTCAACTTTCCTTCTGTAATCGGCAAGCCACCGCGCCCGAATCGTGGAGGCGGGCAGAGGCTGACCGCATGGGTGTGAAGGTCAGTGTGATCGTCAATGTCCACAATCCGGGTGACACCGCCGACGCGTGCCTCCGCTCCGCGCTGGAGCAGACGATGCCCGCGGCCGACTACGAAGTGATCCTCCTGGACGATGGGTCCACGGACGGGATCGCGGAGCGGCTGGACGCCATCGCGGCGGCCCGCGACAACGTACGCACGTTCCACCTCCCGCACACGGGCTCGCCGATGCGCGGCCGCAACGTCGGCCTGGCGGCCGCGACCGGCGACTACGTCTACTTCCTCGATCAGGGCGACCGGCTGGAACGTGACGCCATCGCCCGCATGCACGAGCGCGCCGTGGAGACCGACGCGGACGTGCTGATCGGCCGTCTGGTGCGCGACCACGGCTCACCGCTGATCGCCTTCGCGCGGAGCACGGCCCGCGCCGACATCCTGCGCGACCGCCTGCTCTGCCTGCTCGGCCCTCAGCAGCTCTACCGGCGCGCCTTCCTGGAGGAGAACGAGCTCGGCTTCAGCGTGCCCGGCGGGCGGCTGGCCGAGCAGGCGTTCGTGATGCGGGCGTACCTGCAGGCCAAGGTCATCGCCGTGCTGGCCGAGCAGGTCTGCTGCCACCTCGGCGAGCGGCCCAAGGCCGAGGAGGATCCGCGGGCGATGGT includes:
- a CDS encoding PhoH family protein: MAVSSSNPSTKPTKRTYVLDTSVLLADPAAMTRFAEHDVVLPIVVITELEGKRHHPELGYFARKALRYLDDLRVQYGRLDEPMPTGDGTIRVELNHSDPSILPVGFRLGDNDTRILTVARSLAAEGCDVVLVSKDLPMRVKAASIGMVAEEYRAELVHESGWTGMSELQVTTEDVEALFEHGTADLEEARDLPTHTGLRLLSAKGSALGRVLPDKSVRLVRGDREVFGLHGRSAEQRIALDLLMDPEIGIVSLGGRAGTGKSALALCAGLEAVLERRQHRKVVVFRPLYAVGGQELGYLPGTEGEKMGPWAQAVYDTLGAVTAPEVIEEVLDRGMLEVLPLTHIRGRSLHDAFVIVDEAQSLERGVLLTVLSRIGANSRVVLTHDIAQRDNLRVGRHDGVVAVVEKLKGHPLFAHVTLTRSERSPIAALVTEMLEDITM
- a CDS encoding HAMP domain-containing sensor histidine kinase — encoded protein: MRARLVITFTLVAVTASTLVATIGFELAKTALVNRTETTSLDLVIRELSSIDFAVGKLRPGEAAPTNKELDRLAQTLSAPGRGVIIEYGDLVSVNGPMALSDVPNELYGRAKQSVVTQRRVIRNELWFIVGAGVARDNFGRPEATDLRAFVFFPMTADVNQLNALRARLFQGGIAIVLIAVVVSLLSARQVLLPVRRLSAAAQALGEGKLDTRLPVHGQDELAGLTARFNDAAAALELSVSELRSLEAMSRRFVADVSHELRTPLTAMTAVADVLSEEAGRLPEAPAQAVRLVLREIERLRELVEHLIEISRFDAGTATLNLEPVNVADAIADCLETRGWTDQVKVNASQGLTDNLDPRRFDVIVANLVGNALKHGLPPVVVNARSTENGLEVKVRDHGKGIPLEALPHVFDRFFKAGAGRSRSQGSGLGLAIARANVHLHGGTISVRTQNPGTLFTVWLPHA
- a CDS encoding response regulator transcription factor; the protein is MAGILLVEDDPSVRTALELALTRQGHSVTSYATGEEALDHIRARRPEIAILDVMLPGIDGIEVCRRVRKLDQLPVILLTARGDDLDIVVGLEAGADDYVVKPVEPRVLDARIRAILRRAESAASDRITFGDLVIDRGALKVMLAGKEIHLTPTELRLLLELVRHPGQVLNRRYLLRAVWDHTHIADSRLVDACVQRVRAKIEPTPAEPVFIHTVRGFGYRFSPP
- a CDS encoding lytic transglycosylase domain-containing protein, producing MSERPPREDVPSARRPSRFTPKRVAITVLAIAIVGGGGGFVAYRAIENANAPATEGFTLEDMGKLASGDLSAPDPETDALKAAAEQAFRADKLEKGRSGAGDNPDDIDWVVPKQAPPGDGFPAVNFPPGSDPSPGSNKATAKAMLGEFGFGEDQWGCLERLWHKESGWNERAMNRYSGAYGIPQSLPGSKMASAGSDWQTNAATQIKWGLGYIKGRYGTPCAAWGHSQRVGWY